GGTACGCGGCGTCCCAGAACATCCATTCGTAGCGGCACGTCATAGCGAAGTGCTGGTGACAACGTTCCCGCTCCGCGGCTCCCACGTCCAGCCCGTCCGTCACGGCGAGCACGGACTCGACGACAGCGTCGAACTCCTCGGAGCCGTACGTCTCGATCCACTTCCGGTACGCCGGGTCCGGTGACGACCTCTTGAGCAGCTCCCGCCCCACGTCCCGGTAGATCCAGTAGCAGGGCAGTACGGCGGCCACGGCCTCGGCGTACGTACCTGTCGCGCACACAGCCGTCAGATAGGACATGTACGCCGTGGTGGTCGGACCGGACCCGGCCGTGTCGACGTCCTCCGCGGTCAGCCCCAGTGACGCCAGCAACGAGGTGTGCAGTTCCCGCTCGACCGCTATCGCGTTGGCGGCGTGCAGCGCGAACATGCTGACCGCGTCCTCGTCGAGTGCGCGGCCGGCGACCAGGCTGAGCGCCCGCGAATACGCGCGCAGGTAGTGGCTGTC
This Kribbella sp. NBC_00482 DNA region includes the following protein-coding sequences:
- the tenA gene encoding thiaminase II translates to MTFSSELWDRGGASVYDEIVRHPFITGLTDGTLDHDAFRYFIVQDSHYLRAYSRALSLVAGRALDEDAVSMFALHAANAIAVERELHTSLLASLGLTAEDVDTAGSGPTTTAYMSYLTAVCATGTYAEAVAAVLPCYWIYRDVGRELLKRSSPDPAYRKWIETYGSEEFDAVVESVLAVTDGLDVGAAERERCHQHFAMTCRYEWMFWDAAYHKLDWPVG